From a region of the Mobula birostris isolate sMobBir1 chromosome 28, sMobBir1.hap1, whole genome shotgun sequence genome:
- the LOC140189237 gene encoding histone H4: protein MSGRGKGGKGLGKGGAKRHRKVLRDNIQGITKPAIRRLARRGGVKRISGLIYEETRGVLKVFLENVIRDAVTYTEHAKRKTVTAMDVVYALKRQGRTLYGFGG, encoded by the coding sequence atgtctggcagagggaaaggaggcaaaggactgggcaaaggcggagccaagcggcaccgtaaagtgctccgtgataacatccagggcatcaccaaaccggccatccgccgtctggctcgccgtggcggcgtcaagcggatctcgggtctgatctacgaggagacccgcggggtgctgaaggttttctTGGAGAATGTGATCCGGGATGCGGTCACCTACACTGAACACGCCAAACGCAAGACGGTGACTGCCATGGATGTGGTGTACGCTCTGAAACGCCAGGGCCGCACTCTCTATGGCTTCGGCGGCTGA
- the LOC140189053 gene encoding histone H3, whose amino-acid sequence MARTKQTARKSTGGKAPRKQLATKAARKSAPATGGVKKPHRYRPGTVALREIRRYQKSTELLIRKLPFQRLVREIAQDFKTDLRFQSSAVMALQEASEAYLVGLFEDTNLCAIHAKRVTIMPKDIQLARRIRGERA is encoded by the coding sequence ATGGCCCGCACCAAGCAGACAGCGCGTAAATCGACCGGAGGGAAAGCTCCTCGTAAACAGTTAGCAACCAAAGCGGCGCGGAAGAGCGCTCCAGCCACCGGCGGAGTGAAGAAGCCTCATCGCTATCGGCCTGGCACCGTGGCTCTGCGGGAGATCCGGCGCTACCAGAAATCCACCGAGCTGCTCATCCGCAAACTTCCCTTCCAGCGCCTGGTGCGGGAGATCGCTCAGGACTTCAAAACCGATCTGCGCTTCCAGAGCTCGGCCGTCATGGCCCTGCAGGAGGCTAGCGAGGCTTACCTGGTCGGGCTGTTTGAGGACACTAACCTGTGCGCCATCCACGCCAAGCGAGTCACCATCATGCCCAAGGACATCCAGTTGGCCCGCCGCATTCGCGGGGAGCGCGCCTAA
- the LOC140189184 gene encoding histone H1-like: protein MTETAPAETAPPAAKKIPKKKAAARCKPAGPKLGEQIDKIVADCRDRKGMSAVAIMKALTSSGVDVGKRRAQIRMCIRKRVESGSLVQTKGAGLSGSFKSSQGKSAVKTVKKANKPSVKKSSSRKSGAKKPAAKQAAAKKPAAKKAAAKKPAAKKAAAKKPAAKKAAAKKPAAKKAAAKKPAAKKVSVKKSAAKKAAPKPKKTAVKK from the coding sequence ATGACCGAGACAGCACCCGCCGAAACGGCTCCTCCAGCCGCAAAGAAGATTCCCAAGAAGAAGGCGGCTGCCCGGTGTAAACCAGCCGGTCCCAAGCTGGGCGAACAAATCGATAAGATTGTGGCGGATTGTCGCGATAGGAAGGGGATGTCCGCTGTGGCCATCATGAAGGCTTTGACCAGCAGTGGTGTCGATGTGGGGAAACGTCGCGCCCAGATCAGGATGTGCATCAGGAAGAGAGTGGAAAGCGGCTCCTTGGTTCAGACCAAGGGCgcgggtctttcgggatcctttaAATCCAGTCAAGGAAAAAGTGCCGTGAAAACAGTGAAGAAAGCGAACAAGCCATCGGTAAAGAAATCTTCCAGCAGGAAGTCTGGCGCCAAGAAACCAGCGGCTAAGCAAGCGGCAGCGAAGAAACCAGCAGCCAAGAAAGCGGCAGCGAAGAAACCAGCAGCCAAGAAAGCGGCAGCGAAGAAACCAGCGGCCAAGAAAGCGGCAGCGAAGAAACCTGCGGCCAAGAAAGCGGCAGCGAAGAAACCTGCGGCCAAGAAAGTCTCAGTGAAGAAATCAGCGGCCAAGAAAGCGGCGCCGAAGCCCAAGAAGACAGCAGTCAAAAAGTAA